CCTACCCCTGTCCTAGTGGCCATCTGGCAGGCAGGTGTCCTTGAAGAACAGTGTCTGTGTGACTTGTGCTGAAAGGGTAAACAGTGCCCTCCCCACAGCGTTACAGGTAGAAGGTGAATCCAGGAAGTTCAAGGACCACCACTGGGTGCATCTTTGAGAAGCTGAACAGAAGCTATCATGTTGACAAACAACTTCTCTTGGAGGACCAAGGGAGAGAAGGAACTGGTGATGGGACTAAAGTCCCAACCATAAGCACTGGTTTACgtaaaaaggaaggaagcagcTCCTGGTTGAAAGGAGCCAGGAAACTAGTCATGAGGACTAAAAAGTCACCATAAGCAGTGACCGTTCTTCCTAGGCCCTCCTTACTGAAACCTGAAGCAAATCCACCCCAGCAACGTTATTTGAGGTGAGGCATGCACAGTTACAGTTGAAACTGTAGAAGGGTCAGGCTCAAGATATGTGAATTCAAAAAGGAATTATCTAGGTTGCTGAAAGTAATTTAGGCATGGTCTCATTGtttgaatgactttttttttttttttttttcttttgagcttgTTTTCCTGATAAGACCCATCTCTAAAAGCTCATCAGAGGGGGAAGGATGTACTCTGACTtggctctttttttctctgttgggaATGACAGAGCCATTTTGATGTTTGGAATGTAGAAAGCTTTTTACTCTGTACATAAATCATCCTCGAGGCTCCAGGTGGCTCTCTGTATACAACCAGTGAGTCACAGGCAGACAGATGAGCCTCGGTGGGAAGACTTGGGGCATCCTCTGTTTGGGGATTTGTATCCAGCTGGTCTGGTCTCTGCTTTGGTCCATCATCCACACTTAGCCACAGTCCTGGGATTTGCCATTCTGTCCAGGAAGATTTCATAGGGAGAAATTCTGAAAACAAGTTGATTAACCTTTTTTCTTAACAACTGGTGTGATGGGCAAACTGGGAAGACTTGTATTTTAGGCACTTTTGTCTAGAGCCTGCTGTCCCATGTCAGGGGTGGGGAGAGTTTTGAGcactgaaaaaattttattaatatattttaatgtgttatttGAAGTATCACTTGGTgatctcattatatcaaagaagacatttggtatttgttttttagggattggctagcttcactaagcataatctgctctagtgccttccatttccctgcaaattccatgattttgtcgtttttaagtgctgtgtaatattccatggtgtataaatgccacattttttttttatccattcatctattgaagggcatctgggttggttccacagtctagctattgtgaattgtgctgctatgaacatcgatgtggcagtatccctgtagcatgctcttttaaggtcttcagggaatagtccaagaagggcaataacagggtcaaatggtggttccattcccagctttcccgggaacctccatactgctttccaaattggccgcaccaatttgcagtcccaccagcaatgtacaagtgtacccttttctccacatcctcaccagcacttcttgttgtttgacttcatagtggctgccaatcttactggagtgagatggtataaCATTAGACTTTAAAAGGGATCATTTCAACTGTGCTTGGAAATCATCCTTCAAGGATACAATATCACTTTCATTTGCTAGTGGTAGTATTAGGCTAAaagtctttttattgttgttgagaaACAATGAGTCAGGCcagtgctttgtaattttttcataTCACATGCACGGAAAATGGTACTACTGTAAGGCACATGGGTATGAGTGGATGAAGCTGCTCTGGGCAGGAGATGGCACCCTGTATTTTGGCATACCTGTCACTTTGGTCTCAGACACTAGTGGGCTAAGGCACATTGGTTAGAAAGTTTGCTTTGGATTGTGTAATGTTAACAGGTGATTTCCCTGAGGAGACAGTTATTAGGCAATTGTTCAGAATTATCATCTCTCCCTGTCAGCTCGAAGATTTAACACTGAACAATCAAAAGGTGAAGTCATTATAGGTCCTTCCCTGCCACCATCCCTAGCTGCCATTTCTGGGAGAATGTCTTAAGAAATCTTCAGAACTCACTCCTGTGGAAGTGTCAGACTTCAGTAGTTCTGGAGCCTGGTACAGATCCTAAGAGAGCTAGTTAGGGGCACTGGGGACCTTTAAAACAAgaaaggacctttatttttaactgacatgCAACATACACATAGTAAAGTGCATTGATCTTATGTGTACAGTGgaattattacaaataattgtACAAATTATAGAACATTCCTGGCATCTCAGAGGTCTTCCCATGACCCTTCCTTCTCAGCCCTTCTCCTCCCAGCTCAGAAATACACATCATTTtgctttatcatcatcatcaattgTGCCTGTTCTTGATCCTCACACAGTTGAATACTCTCTACAGAGTATATTCTTTTGAAACTAGCTTCTTTTATTCACCATAGTATCTCTGCAATTCATCCACGTAGTTGCATAACACTGAGTCTCTTTTGTAAATTTCCATTTAGTATTGTGttgtatttcattctttctttaaaaccTAAAAAGTACAGAAATACTATGTATCACAATATTGAGAGTTACAACACCTGTGATTTTCATATTACATAATCCCAACGGAAATAAAAGGTAGATTGTAATGATCTACATAATATtgcagtaaaaattatttttaaaactcataccCCCAATTCCAAAAAAGGACTTAGGGCATATAccactttaaaaattatctggATTTGATTCTGCTAGCTACTTTGCTCTAATGGTAGATAAGTAAATTTAAAGGAGGTGGTACATATACTGTATGTAGAGAACCAATTCCAACTAGTAAATTAACTGTTACTTTGTTCAGGCACAAATCTGAAAAATATAGATTCTTTGTGATATTCTACCCTAAATATgagtgatgtttaaaaaaaaaaaataagaatgtcttACTTATCTAAAAGTTCAATAGCCTGTTAATGAAAATTAATACAGAAAATCATACTGAAATTACTTTTGCCCATGTTATCTTTAAGcttaaaatgtcatttgaaaatattgaagtcCTTTATTATTTAGAGAAGTGTCAACCAGGGAAACTTCATTGTGACATTGTGCTGCATAAAAACCATGTTTAACCCTCACATGGCTATGGGAAAAATGTCTTCCATTGCAAAACAAGAGACAAAAGAAAGTCTACAAAGTCAGTTTGGTTTAGGCCAGCTGGTTATTGTCAGCTACTCAAAAAAAAGTCAGAGAGGCCCTCCCCTAAAACTTCCTTCCCAGCAGGAATTCTTTTGACAATGACTTCTGTTTAGGGTCTTCCTGTCACTGTTTATTTTGGGGGCTTTggggtgttctttttttaatgcatcaCTGAGGTAAAGAATTGTTCTGTGTTTgtatttcttaaagaatttgCCTTGCACTGATTTTAATATCATACCTTCAATTTCAAGAATTAATGTTTATATTGTTTGTCATAGGGTATAACATAACATGTAGAGCAGAAACCAAAATTTGATTTCAAGCTAAAGATCATTTCCAGATgatttttaggtttattttctACTCGTTTCTCATTGTATCACATTATTTAATCCTATTTCTGTTACCATAGTTTTAATGTGGATACTTTGATTTTAATTCAGTGAAGTACAAAATTGTCTTTGCCtttaggaggaaaagaaaatcttcaaaaagaaaatcttcaaaatatgtttttaactGAAATGTTTTTCTCCCAGCTTACTATAAGTATGACTTAAGGACTTAGACAGTCTttagaatcttttaatatttataactctTCTTAATTGTATGCTTTTCCTCACAGGGGACCATTTGCCTAAATCTTTGGAAGGATTTTTTATCTATGAAGAAGAAGGCTCTGGGTTTCCAGGTTTTAACAGGAAAGGAAATGATGCCATTGTAGTAGAACAATGGACTGTCATTGAGGTGAGCTGCAATCTCTAACATTTTACCcttacctttatatttatttcacatgTTGGAGACCTTCATTGCTGAAACATGTAGAATCCTTAAACACAGATTTGACCATAGTTTGGAATTTTATCACAAATgcataaaaaatttctttcataccCTTTACCCAATGTTGAAAGTAATGTGTTTTCTTCAATGCTAATTTTTTTGTAAGatagcaaaataaaatcttttcataAATAGCAGGAGGTTCCAAAAACTTGGAATTCTCACCCTAAACACAGTCTCCTGGCACTGAGATTCTCTTTACACAATGCCATGACAACTggttgaaagcaaaaaaaaaaaaaaaaaaaaaatcagtcactcAACTAAGCATTTTCTCTCCAAGCAACCAATGTGACTGACTTTTCTTAACTTTATGAATTGacttttgaaagcaaaaatatccGAAAGGTGTTCTCTTTCTTACCAGGCCAAATATGTACACACAGCATTGTCCTTCATAATCAGAGATGACATTGCTGCTGATGTTATGCACTCTGAATTCAGATGTCACTGAATGGACTGCCCTTGAGGTGGACAGACTGAATTCAGGTATACTCTGTTATGTGTATATGGCCCTCGCTGATGGGCTCCTACAGTGACACTTCTGTCTTCCTAGCCTTACAAAGGTTAGAGAGACATAGCCCATTTTCAAAGTGACTAGGAATTCCACTGGGCGTGGGGGAGGTTTGAGGGGAAGAAGTgaagttttcagttttaaaaaacaaattccaaatgaataaaaagcagcaaaaaaaaaaaaaaatatatatatatatatatacagccaagttcctccctccctcactacTCAGTCCTCACTCCAGACTTTCATCTTTACTTTCATGGTTTTGTTCTAATGGGGGTTGCATATATAAATGTTCAATCAGTTGATACGGGTGTACAGAAATTTTTACCCGATTTCCTGTCTGGAAGCAGGGTGAAAACAACAAACTTATAAGGAAATTAGGGAGATTCAAGGTGGGCCCAATAAGTTGCATGTGACAAGTGACACCAAGAAGAGAAAGCACTCAAAAGCAGATGGGTCCATCAGAATATGAGGCTCAGCCTTAGAACAGTGTAGAATAGGTGTTGACAGGGGTGGTTCCTAAGCCATTTGGAAGTTAATTTTTGGTTATCTTGATGTGTACGTTGAATTTACTGTaataattttagacttttttattttggttcttgATGTGTTTGCTTACAGAAGAAGTGTGAATGATATAGGGTCCTTTGTAACTAAGTGAGTGAATATCCTTTCTCAGCCTTGCAGTGTCCGgatcacagatatatatataaatacagctGCTAATATCTTCCTCTTTTATCCTACAGCAACAAAAGAGGTATCAGCAGATAAAGAGTTCTGCCTTGGTAATTCAGTCATATATCCTGGGTTGGAAGGTGAGTCTAAAAGAAGTATGctttgtttatttgggggttttgggTTCTTCCCAGGATGATGTATTTAGGCTTACCCTGCAGGGGACAactcctctgcctcctgcctaCCCAGTAAACAATCCAAtgggaagaataaatattatggGCCAAGTGGGGGGCCCTGATGGCCATGTCTTGGCTGCTTCCTTCTAACCAGCTTTCTTTTTGAGAGCTTTGTTCTCCAAGCAGGAAGTTCTTGAAACAATACTGGACATGATCTCAGTATTCCCTTACCCCAGGTTTTTGATGGAAGCTGTGGTCCAGAAAGGTCTTACAGCCATTGCTTCCATGCTTGTGACGAGTCCTGTGCGATTTCAGCACCCCCAGCCTAGCAATTTCCATATGACCATCTTGCAGATTGCCCCGTCATGACTAAAAGATCCTGCACTCTGGCCATGTCTAGTGGAGAGAGGGTGACAAGGAGTGGTCACTGTTGAGTAACCTGGTTCCAGTCCTTCCTCCATTGCTTAGTTCAGGGTTCAATGAACTGTGTCTCTCATGCCCCATATCTAACCTGTGGCCTGTTTTGATACAACTAGCAAGCCAAGAATGgctttcatattttaaactgttgttaagaaaaagcaaaagaggtGATTTCATGAcatgtaaaatttaataaaaaatatagctTTGAATGCCATGAAGATTTGTTGGGACATATCACATTCATTCATTGCACAGACCATCCAGCTTTTGTTTAGCACTACAGCGGCAGTCAGGTGGTTGTGTTAGAGGTCATCTGAcctataaaaccaaaaatatttaccatcttgCCCAGTACAGAAAAAGTCTGTGAACTTCTTGCTCGGAGCCTGTGCTGTTGGGAGATTTTATGGAGTAGTCTGGATCTAGACAGGATACTTTGAGGCTCCGGGTGCGTCCAGGCTTAGGGCTTCTTCAGAGAGTATACCCTAGGCCAGGAGTCCAGCAGCATTGGTGGACATTTGTCTAAACTGACCACGGAGGCCCTGGTTGTCCCAcagaaaaaatgtcaaaatgcagACCTGAGCACACAGAGTAAGTGACTGCTGCCTGCTGGGTCTTCCCTAACCTCATTACTGGACCTTCAGACTCAGTCTGCAGGCTAAAAACTGCAGAGGCAGGACCTGGAGTCCACCTCCAATCCAGATACTTCCCTGGCTTCCATAAAATCCATTCCCAGCCATTACTGAAAAGAAGCCATCAGTTTGGGATCCGTGTGGTCAATGTtattagcaaattttaaaaacttcttttaaataaaaagaatagctACACCTATATTCAAGACAGGTCATGATCAAAGAGGTACTATCTCTAAAGTTCCCCTGACCACATTCTGAGAACTCTCCTCTCCTCTGATGTGTGTCAGCTGGCATCGCTGTGGTTAGATTTTTCCTGTTGCCTCTCAGGCCAGGAGGCTGCTGTTCTCATCctgtgctgggggtggggtggaactGCCCTGTCAGGCTCAATGCTGTCCTTCTTGACCATCTCAGACTGTTCTGGGCTTCCCTTTCTTTAAGATGTTGATGTTTCACTGGGTTATGGGTGTTAGGACTTTCATCTCTTCCAGACTTTTCTCTTGGTtactatgaatatttttctttttattttaacattcccTTATTTGAGTCATTCTGTATCCTAGGCTCGAAAAATCCTACGGGAACTGAAACATCAGAAACGCTGTAAAGAGGCGGCCACAACCATTGCCGCCTACTGGCATGGGACCCAGGTAGGCCAGAGGCCCAGAGGAAAGCGATGGGCCAGGAGTGACGTGCACGGAGCCATGGACCCTCAGCTTCAAGGGGCAGAACGTGTTTCAATGGCTTAAGCTACTGAGCACGCGTTTGCCTCTCACTCTTGCCAACATTTTGGTgtggggtggtggcacatgcttctGCATTTACCGTTGGTGGTGACTGGtgtgtctctctttttctttctccattgggGAGCAGCAGTAACCTTTCCTGCCTTAAACTTTTCTGTAACTCCTTTTCAAATGCATCACAGGCGCGAAGGGAACTGAGATGGCTGAAGGAGGAGGCTAGGAATAAACATGCTATTGCAGTTATTTGGGCTTACTGGCTTGGATCTAAGGTACTTGGTGCTCAAGTTCCCATTACTCCATTCTGGAATTCTGCAGTAATCAATCTTTATCTCTAGCATAGAGGGGATGAATGATTATAATCAGTAGTGACTCAGCCTGGTGCATGTCCTAGCAGCCAGATTTAATAAACCTGGAGATGTATCAGTAGTGTGCATAGGAAGCTTAGGCATGTGTAGACCAAAACAACTAATTGCTTACTAATAAGGCATTAGTAAATAGTTGCTAATTTTGAAAAACTCTTCAGTAACCTGCATGCTTGGTTTCTCCCTCttaccccccacccctccactgATGTATGCTGGCAGCGTTtgtagagggttttttttttttttggtggggtgggggtagggggcaTGTTGGGAATGTTAAGATTTGGACTTGAATTAGTCTTCAATGTGTTGGCAATGAAAATGCCTTTAATGCATGCCTTAAAAATTAATCCATGAATGAAATTGTGATTTTTTGGCTCTATGTGGCAGCTATTGATTATTAGAAGCAAAATATTACATGTGAAAAGAGTTATCTTTGATTTCACAGAAAAGTATGCTCATGCAAAGCTAGCTATAATTGCCACCGAAGAATCCCAGGAATTTCACCATCAGCTGTTTGCTTTCAGAAACAAAGGCCTCCTGAAATGTTCTCCCTAATCCCCAGGCAGAGTCCTGGGCTCTGTGAACATTTCACATACCCCAAGGGACAAGGTTTTTAGATGTTTTTGTTACTTAGAAAACCAAAGGTCATCTTTGCTAAAAATGTGTATTCCAGT
This genomic stretch from Ictidomys tridecemlineatus isolate mIctTri1 unplaced genomic scaffold, mIctTri1.hap1 Scaffold_2310, whole genome shotgun sequence harbors:
- the LOC144364818 gene encoding unconventional myosin-Ib-like yields the protein MPQQKEVGTWRSGFKMSTWGRSGFLQEQNQGPFLWLGDHLPKSLEGFFIYEEEGSGFPGFNRKGNDAIVVEQWTVIEQQKRYQQIKSSALVIQSYILGWKARKILRELKHQKRCKEAATTIAAYWHGTQARRELRWLKEEARNKHAIAVIWAYWLGSKARRELKRLKEEARRKHAVAVIWAYWLGLKVQREYRKFFRANAGKKIYEFMLQRIVS